A region from the Aricia agestis chromosome 12, ilAriAges1.1, whole genome shotgun sequence genome encodes:
- the LOC121732509 gene encoding nucleoside-triphosphatase THEP1 — protein MAKDIKYFILTGEPGVGKTTLITKLCKLLNETGIKTSGFITEEVRENRVRKGFDVVTLDGVQGKLARDQQLLGAPSKYTVGKYGVLISDFERVAIPTLQMVENGCLVIDEIGKMEFFSLAFKNKIKELFDERSNNFILATIPIRKSDNLIEGIRNNKKTRLWIVVKRLMVPKLAQLENTIMGIMREVGKNPPGARLPDKYTKTEPIKLLFDQNYKEDACIDNIEACLKEDKRRKRILKKLFFKKYNAMREELIGYGGRRLWGGEGNLFY, from the exons ATGGCGAAGGATATCAAGTACTTCATCCTAACTGGAGAGCCCG GTGTAGGTAAAACTACATTGATCACAAAGTTGTGCAAGTTATTAAACGAAACAGGCATTAAAACCAGTGGATTCATAACTGAAGAAGTGAGAGAAAATAGAGTTAGAAAGGGTTTCGATGTGGTCACATTAGACGGTGTGCAGGGGAAACTTGCCAGAGACCAACAGCTACTCGGTGCCCCCTCTAAATACACTGTAGGAAAATATGGTGTTCTTATATCAGACTTTGAAAGAGTGGCTATTCCTACATTACAAatg gttGAAAATGGATGCCTTGTAATAGACGAAATAGGCAAAATGGAGTTCTTTAGTCtggcatttaaaaataaaatcaaggAGCTATTTGACGAGAGgagcaataattttatacttgcTACAATACCAATAAGGAAAAGTGATAACCTGATTGAAggcataagaaataataaaaagacTCGACTATGGATT GTAGTAAAACGGCTTATGGTGCCCAAGCTGGCGCAGCTGGAGAACACGATAATGGGCATCATGAGGGAGGTTGGAAAGAACCCGCCCGGCGCGCGCCTGCCCGACAAGTACACGAAGACCGAGCCCATCAAGCTGCTGTTCGATCAGAATTACAA AGAGGACGCGTGCATAGACAACATAGAGGCGTGCCTGAAAGAAGATAAACGGAGAAAGAGGATTCTGAAAAAGTTGTTCTTCAAGAAGTACAACGCAATGAGAGAAGAATTGATCGGCTATGGCGGAAGACGACTGTGGGGAGGGGAGGGAAACCtcttctattaa
- the LOC121732559 gene encoding probable enoyl-CoA hydratase, mitochondrial, with protein sequence MTSLRTVTRVLFGKNIISNNGVLAAANTKFMKLYSTAPQYENIKIEVVGSKKNVGLIQLYRPKALNALCNPLFKELGKAVKDFDADDSIAAIIITGNEKAFAAGADIKEMQNNTYTHNQKAGFLQEWEDVSNCGKPIIAAVNGFALGGGCELAMLCDIIYAGEKAKFGQPEINIGTIPGAGGTQRLPRYVGKSKAMEIVLTGNFIDAHEAEKMGLVSRVFPVEKLLEETIKLAEKIGTHSPLIVKMAKQAVNQAYETTLKSGLQYEKSIFYGTFATEDRKEGMTAFVEKRAPNYKNE encoded by the exons atgactTCCCTACGTACGGTCACAAGAGTTTTATTTGGaaagaatattatatcaaaCAATGGAGTTTTAGCAGCAGCAAACACAAAGTTTATGAAACTCTACAGTACCG CACCTCAATATGAAAACATCAAGATAGAAGTTGTAGGCAGCAAGAAGAATGTAGGTCTGATCCAGCTATACCGTCCCAAAGCCCTCAATGCCCTATGCAACCCCCTGTTCAAGGAACTAGGGAAGGCAGTTAAGGACTTTGATGCCGATGACAGCATTGCCGCTATTATAATCACAG GAAATGAGAAGGCATTTGCTGCTGGTGCGGACATCAAGGAGATGCAAAACAACACATACACTCACAATCAAAAGGCGGGCTTCTTGCAAGAGTGGGAAGATGTGTCCAACTGTGGCAAGCCCATTATTGCTGCCGTCAATGGGTTTGCT CTTGGCGGCGGCTGCGAGCTAGCCATGCTCTGCGACATCATCTACGCGGGCGAGAAGGCCAAGTTCGGCCAGCCGGAGATCAACATCGGCACGATTCCCGGCGCGGGCGGCACCCAGCGCCTGCCGCGGTACGTCGGCAAGTCCAAGGCCATGGAGATCGTGCTCACGGGCAACTTCATTGACGCCCATGAAGCGGAGAAGATGG GACTTGTAAGCCGAGTTTTCCCTGTTGAGAAGCTTCTAGAAGAGACTATCAAATTGGCCGAGAAGATCGGCACTCACTCGCCACTGATCGTCAAGATGGCCAAGCAGGCGGTCAATCAAGCGTACGAAACCACACTTAAGTCTGGACTCCAATATGAGAAGTCGATATTCTATGGCACCTTCGCTACt GAAGACAGGAAAGAAGGCATGACAGCATTCGTTGAGAAGAGAGCCCCCAACTACAAGAATGAATAA
- the LOC121732508 gene encoding leucine-rich repeat protein soc-2-like isoform X2 yields the protein MEVEHSQNSKNTGTREGPGQKSIKLDLCRKQLNRLPENLSLQLSLTELYLSHNRLCEVSHVLLTLKNIKTLDLSYNELQYFDDTPSFCSQIQSLNLSNNKLKSPPYWVWTESPNNLEFLDLSYNPCLTHSFQDGYFEELLQYECLVTHVKINNCYIVNHLELLGTFVMIKELDIGTEELTNLKFANIVPEIPYRKLEKCSSIERLNASNTDVFLVNPSISLFKNLYELNLTQNRLCGLPNEFCELLNLEVVLLSYNNIMYLPDKFDKLNKLRILCIDGNEMCMLPNMANFPQLVKLDLYDNKLYDVPDSIENILEIDLAQNYFNEPSEDQYISRRNKLRINKENRFDGRKEEIERSDTPKSRESEEEFSNADNECIEYNRNSESSEEDWDSDEYWVPHYINHLGAPQSPWLSFVYHKMAGGSFCPMDVHPVSIFEKVKYEKLCYPQVEKEVEGQFDDYSSDES from the exons atggaGGTAGAACATAGTCAAAATTCGAAGAATACCGGCACAAGAGAAGGGCCAGGTCAAAAGTCAATAAAACTTGACCTATGCAGAAAACAATTAAATAGATTGCCTGAAAACTTATCTCTGCAATTGAGTCTTACGGAGTTATATCTCAGTCATAATAGATTATGTGAAGTATCGCATGTGCTTCTTACACTTAAGAATATaaaaacattggacctttcctACAATGAGCTGCAGTATTTTGATGACACACCAAGTTTTTGTTCACAAATCCAATCTTTGAACCTATCTAACAACAAATTGAAAAGCCCGCCTTACTGGGTGTGGACAGAATCACCAAACAatttagagtttttagatttaaGTTACAACCCATGCCTCACTCACTCATTCCAAGATGGTTACTTTGAGGAGCTACTACAGTATGAATGTCTAGTCACGCATGTTAAGATAAATAACTGTTACATAGTCAATCACTTAGAATTATTAGGAACATTTGTAATGATAAAAGAACTAGACATTGGCACGGAAGAGCTTACAAACTTGAAATTTGCCAACATCGTTCCTGAGATACCATACAGAAAATTAGAGAAATGCAGCTCAATTGAAAGGCTAAATGCAAGCAATACTGATGTTTTTCTTGTCAACCCAAGTATAAGTCTATTCAAAAACCTCTATGAACTCAATCTGACGCAGAACAGGTTATGTGGATTACCAAACGAGTTTTGTGAGTTGCTAAACCTAGAAGTTGTCCTGCTATCCTATAACAATATCATGTATCTACCAGATAAGtttgataaattaaataaattaagaatacTATGCATAGATGGTAATGAAATGTGTATGCTTCCAAATATGGCAAATTTTCCTCAGCTTGTTAAACTTGATTTGTATGACAATAAACTATATGATGTACCTGATAGCATTGAGAATATTCTAGAAATTGATTTAGCACAGAACTATTTTAATGAGCCTTCAGAAGATCAATATATAAGTAGAAGAAACAAATTGagaattaataaagaaaatagaTTTGATGGAAg gAAAGAAGAAATAGAAAGAAGTGACACACCTAAATCTAGAGAAAGTGAAGAAGAATTCAGTAATGCAGATAATGAATGTATAg AATATAACAGAAATTCAGAATCATCTGAAGAAGACTGGGATTCAGATGAATACTGGGTGCCGCACTATATCAACCACCTGGGTGCACCACAGTCACCCTGGTTATCTTTTGTGTATCATAAAATGGCTGGAGGCAGCTTTTGTCCCATGGACGTCCACCCTGTGTCTATATTTGAGAAGGTGAAGTACGAAAAGTTGTGTTACCCACAAGTAGAAAAAGAGGTTGAAGGACAATTTGATGATTACTCTAGTGATGAATCGTGA
- the LOC121732368 gene encoding uncharacterized protein LOC121732368 has product MSVPPCNQFPERLYLSKGDDGDVYVDNCRILRKNQIDGLRGLYKVFKKKNPGVILNDASNSGKTVLVSLFIASIQSLLDNPVLILCQENHEIEYWKEILLKWTKYTEDDISINSTNPYLKKNVFIQSMDLSNSYYRRCWSVLILKNDKMTKEIGKMVFEAEFRIWITSMDVFKDLTMLLSVSKFINPSITINTADFEISNKNIRQKLKTLVLLDTFTKDLVVRTDHLKSILMNTNVTNTSVSSASTKKNKDASGTKIKKSKRKVNDEEPSKCSKKAAKKIKTKFIDDDEDSPSLISFTYNKTMEINFTQNNIEDDTKADEFTNENIHNDHENITHNVNVLETNADIPNDEDSTQSLTGMNENLTNNDNEIMSDIKVNNIEHEEMSFKHTQNNIITSNKLNNSRASNEIEMHDEIYDKETIDLNVDTSQIKLNYTEDANMEQDEVKTNTELQNEIVKSDSASEISNEIEMTNDKSHNSIPNTQVAENIQDAIDRKINDLEMRALMKFKGSFLDSIF; this is encoded by the exons ATGAGTGTACCACCTTGTAACCAGTTTCCTGAAAGGTTATACCTTTCTAAAGGGGATGATGGCGATGTTTATGTGGATAACTGTAGAATTCTACGGAAAAATCAAATTGATGGGTTAAGAGGCCTTTACAAAGTATTTAAAAAG AAAAACCCAGGGGTCATACTTAATGATGCATCTAATAGTGGCAAGACTGTGCTTGTTTCCTTATTTATTGCTTCTATCCAGAGTTTATTAGATAACCCAGTGTTAATTCTATGCCAAGAAAATCATGAGATTGAATATTGGAAAGAAATATTGTTAAAATGGACTAAATACACTGAAG atGATATTTCCATTAATTCTACTaatccatatttaaaaaaaaatgtctttataCAGTCAATGGATTTGAGTAATTCTTACTATCGACGTTGTTGGAGTGTCTTGATATTGAAGAATGATAAAATGACTAAAGAAATTGGCAAAATGGTGTTTGAAGCAGAATTCAGAATATGGATTACTTCAATGGATGTGTTT AAAGATCTTACCATGCTCTTAAGTGTCAGTAAGTTCATCAATCCCAGCATTACCATCAACACTGCTGACTTTGaaataagtaacaaaaatatcagACAAAAGCTTAAAACTCTTGTCTTATTAGACACTTTTACTAAAGATTTGGTTGTAAGAACAGACCATTtgaaatctattttgatg aaTACCAATGTTACAAATACATCTGTCTCAAGTGCTAGTACTAAAAAGAACAAAGATGCATCAGGAACAAAGATAAAGAAATCAAAAAGAAAAGTCAATGATGAGGAACCTAGCAAATGTAGTAAGAAAGCagcgaaaaaaatcaaaacgaagtttattgatgatgatgaagattcTCCTTCCCTAATAagttttacttataataaaactatGGAAATAAATTTCACCCAAAACAACATAGAGGATGATACAAAAGCAGATGAATTTACTAATGAAAACATTCATAATGATCATGAAAATATAACACACAATGTGAATGTACTTGAAACAAATGCAGATATACCAAACGATGAAGATTCTACTCAATCACTAACTGGTATGAATGAAAACTTAACgaataatgataatgaaataatgtcagatataaaagtgaACAATATTGAACATGAGGAAATGTCTTTTAAACAtacacaaaacaatattattacaagCAACAAATTAAACAATTCAAGAGCTAGCAATGAAATAGAAATGCATGATGAAATATATGATAAAGAAACAATTGATTTAAATGTTGATACTTCACAAATTAAACTAAACTATACAGAGGATGCAAATATGGAACAAGATGAAGTTAAAACTAACACAGAATTACAAAATGAAATAGTTAAGTCCGATAGTGCTAGTGAAATATCCAATGAAATTGAAATGACGAATGATAAAAGCCATAATTCAATACCCAATACCCAAGTAGCTGAAAATATTCAAGATGCAATTGATAGGAAAATCAATGATCTTGAAATGAGGgctttaatgaaatttaaaggTTCATTTTTAGATAGTATATTCTAA
- the LOC121732508 gene encoding leucine-rich repeat protein soc-2-like isoform X1 translates to MEVEHSQNSKNTGTREGPGQKSIKLDLCRKQLNRLPENLSLQLSLTELYLSHNRLCEVSHVLLTLKNIKTLDLSYNELQYFDDTPSFCSQIQSLNLSNNKLKSPPYWVWTESPNNLEFLDLSYNPCLTHSFQDGYFEELLQYECLVTHVKINNCYIVNHLELLGTFVMIKELDIGTEELTNLKFANIVPEIPYRKLEKCSSIERLNASNTDVFLVNPSISLFKNLYELNLTQNRLCGLPNEFCELLNLEVVLLSYNNIMYLPDKFDKLNKLRILCIDGNEMCMLPNMANFPQLVKLDLYDNKLYDVPDSIENILEIDLAQNYFNEPSEDQYISRRNKLRINKENRFDGRKEEIERSDTPKSRESEEEFSNADNECIEEYNRNSESSEEDWDSDEYWVPHYINHLGAPQSPWLSFVYHKMAGGSFCPMDVHPVSIFEKVKYEKLCYPQVEKEVEGQFDDYSSDES, encoded by the exons atggaGGTAGAACATAGTCAAAATTCGAAGAATACCGGCACAAGAGAAGGGCCAGGTCAAAAGTCAATAAAACTTGACCTATGCAGAAAACAATTAAATAGATTGCCTGAAAACTTATCTCTGCAATTGAGTCTTACGGAGTTATATCTCAGTCATAATAGATTATGTGAAGTATCGCATGTGCTTCTTACACTTAAGAATATaaaaacattggacctttcctACAATGAGCTGCAGTATTTTGATGACACACCAAGTTTTTGTTCACAAATCCAATCTTTGAACCTATCTAACAACAAATTGAAAAGCCCGCCTTACTGGGTGTGGACAGAATCACCAAACAatttagagtttttagatttaaGTTACAACCCATGCCTCACTCACTCATTCCAAGATGGTTACTTTGAGGAGCTACTACAGTATGAATGTCTAGTCACGCATGTTAAGATAAATAACTGTTACATAGTCAATCACTTAGAATTATTAGGAACATTTGTAATGATAAAAGAACTAGACATTGGCACGGAAGAGCTTACAAACTTGAAATTTGCCAACATCGTTCCTGAGATACCATACAGAAAATTAGAGAAATGCAGCTCAATTGAAAGGCTAAATGCAAGCAATACTGATGTTTTTCTTGTCAACCCAAGTATAAGTCTATTCAAAAACCTCTATGAACTCAATCTGACGCAGAACAGGTTATGTGGATTACCAAACGAGTTTTGTGAGTTGCTAAACCTAGAAGTTGTCCTGCTATCCTATAACAATATCATGTATCTACCAGATAAGtttgataaattaaataaattaagaatacTATGCATAGATGGTAATGAAATGTGTATGCTTCCAAATATGGCAAATTTTCCTCAGCTTGTTAAACTTGATTTGTATGACAATAAACTATATGATGTACCTGATAGCATTGAGAATATTCTAGAAATTGATTTAGCACAGAACTATTTTAATGAGCCTTCAGAAGATCAATATATAAGTAGAAGAAACAAATTGagaattaataaagaaaatagaTTTGATGGAAg gAAAGAAGAAATAGAAAGAAGTGACACACCTAAATCTAGAGAAAGTGAAGAAGAATTCAGTAATGCAGATAATGAATGTATAg AAGAATATAACAGAAATTCAGAATCATCTGAAGAAGACTGGGATTCAGATGAATACTGGGTGCCGCACTATATCAACCACCTGGGTGCACCACAGTCACCCTGGTTATCTTTTGTGTATCATAAAATGGCTGGAGGCAGCTTTTGTCCCATGGACGTCCACCCTGTGTCTATATTTGAGAAGGTGAAGTACGAAAAGTTGTGTTACCCACAAGTAGAAAAAGAGGTTGAAGGACAATTTGATGATTACTCTAGTGATGAATCGTGA